Proteins co-encoded in one Malus domestica chromosome 09, GDT2T_hap1 genomic window:
- the LOC103411092 gene encoding BAG family molecular chaperone regulator 5, mitochondrial-like: MVLSSFSNMGLAKDDETLSQLQTPPATTEIPIQSSNALIPITLHLPQSTAAIKIQSAYRAHLIRTHFKTIVAVHSEADEFQRLIQRQETVDSVRTSKREKLRMNESLMWLLLKLDSDLAVREARRKVSRRIVDAIVSEDVDGLWGGRDGGFGRNWDDVLAEMKDEACRDKRWEEMERFCAQYMGFF, encoded by the coding sequence GGCTTAGCCAAAGATGATGAAACCCTCTCGCAGTTGCAGACCCCTCCTGCCACCACCGAAATTCCCATCCAGTCCTCGAATGCCCTAATTCCCATCACCCTTCACTTACCGCAATCCACCGCAGCCATCAAAATTCAATCGGCCTACCGGGCCCACCTCATCCGCACCCACTTCAAAACAATCGTAGCCGTCCACTCTGAGGCCGATGAGTTCCAGCGCCTAATCCAACGGCAAGAAACTGTTGATTCCGTCAGGACAAGCAAGCGCGAGAAGCTAAGGATGAACGAGTCCCTGATGTGGCTGCTGTTGAAGCTGGACTCGGACCTCGCGGTGAGGGAAGCGAGGAGAAAGGTGAGCCGTCGGATCGTGGACGCAATCGTATCAGAAGACGTGGATGGCTTATGGGGTGGCAGAGACGGTGGGTTTGGGAGGAACTGGGACGACGTCCTTGCGGAGATGAAGGATGAGGCGTGCAGGGACAAAAGATGGGAAGAGATGGAGAGGTTTTGCGCTCAGTATATGGggtttttctag